The window TAAATTTTAAACTTCTCTAATAACATGGGGATATAGCCCTCAATTTGTTTACCGCTTCTGAAAGCTTATCAATAACAAAATTTACATCTTCTTCAGTAGTAAACCTCCCCAGGCTGAACCTTACCGAACTTCGCGCCAAATCATCAGGTACCCCCATGGCTTTTAAGACATGAGACGGTTCATGTTCCGATGACGAGCAGGCAGAACCAGTAGAGCAACTAATCCCTTCCTGGTCAAGGTGCATTACCACTGACTCCCCCTCTGCATACCTTACAGACAAATTAATATTACCGGGAAGCCTTTTACCCATTGGTCCATTCAGCCCTACATCCTGCAGCCTCTCAGATATCCCCTGTACCATTTTTTGCTGTAAGTGCCTCAATCTCTCGGTTTCTTCTTTAATTTCTCCAAATGCTATTTCAGAAGCTTTAGCCAATCCAACAATACCGGGAACATTTTCGGTAGATGCCCTCTTTCCCATCTCCTGTCCTCCCCCGTCCATAAATGGTTTTATTCTGGTGCCTTTTCTTACATATAAAAAGCCTGCACCCTTGGGGCCATAAAGTTTGTGGGCTGAAGCACTCAACAGGTCAACTCCCAGCTTATTAACCTCTAGGGGGATATGGCCAAAAGTCTGCACCGCATCGGTATGAAAACATATATTGTATTTTCGGGCTATCTTCCCGATATCTTCTATAGGTTGAATGGTGCCGACCTCATTATTTGCATGCATTACTGAAATAAGAATGGTTTCTGTAGTAATAGCTTTCTCAATTTCATTTACATCTACAATTCCATTTTTATCCACCGGGACATGGGTTACTTTAAATCCCTGATCCATTAAAGAAGCACATGATTTTATCACCGCAGGATGCTCTATTGAAGAAGTGATTATGTGGTTGCCCTTCTTTCTATAGGCATAGGCTACCCCTTTTATTGCAGTATTATCACTTTCTGTTCCACCGCTGGTGAAAATAATTTCGGACTTTTGCGCCCCCAGATATCCTGCAATTTTTTCCCTTGCTTTATCTAATATCTCACTAGCCTCCTGACCATGAGAATGTATGGATGAGGGATTTCCAAACCTCTTGGAAAAAAAGGGGAGCATTGCTGTTACTACTCTTGGATCGCAAGGGGTGGTTGCCCCATAATCCAGGTATATTCTTTTTTTCATATTTGTCCTAAAATGTTGATCATGGATTAACCGCCCGGCCTTAAAACAAATCTGTAGACAGATAGCGTTCTCCGGTATCGGGTAAAATTACTACAATTAATTTGCCCTTATTTTGCTCCTTTTTTGCTATCTCCATTGCCGCCCATACCGCCGCACCGGATGATATACCAGCCAGTATGCCCTCCTCTTTTGCCAGCCTGTTTGCGGTGTTGGCGGCATCAGCGTTTTTTACCCTTATTATTTCATCAATCAGGGACACTTCTAATACTTCTGGAATAAAACCGGCTCCAATACCCTGTATTTTATGTGGTCCTGCGTTTCCCCCTGAAAGAACCGCCGAATCATAGGGTTCTACTGCAACTGCCTTAAATTCAGGTTTTCTTTGCTTAATCACATCAGCAATTCCGGTAATAGTGCCTCCGGTTCCCACCCCGCTAATCAGTATATCGATTTTTCCATCGGTGTCCCTCCAAATTTCTTCCGCTGTAGTTTTCCTATGGATTTCAGGATTAGCCGGATTTTTAAACTGCTGGGGCAAAAATACATCATCTATCTCCGTGGTAAGTTCTTCAGCCTTTTTTATAGCCCCGGCCATACCCTCGCTGCCAGGGGTTAAAACTATCTTTGCACCAAAAGCCTCGATCATCTTCCTTCGTTCCACGGACATGGTTTCAGGCATGGTAAGTATAAGCTTATACCCCTTGACCGCGGATACAAAGGCCAGGGCAATTCCAGTATTTCCACTGGTGGGCTCTATTATAGTAGTATCTTTTTTTAGCAAACCTTTATTTTCAGCATCCTCTACCATAGAAATACCAATCCTGTCTTTTACACTGGATAAGGGGTTAAATGATTCTAATTTGGCCACCAGGGTGGTATTTAGACCCTTTGATAGATTGGCCAGCTCAACCATTGGAGTATTTCCTATCAATTCCGCTATATTTTTTGCGATTTTCATTTTCCTTCTCTTCTACTAAATTATATTTGAATAAATTATAAAATCTGTTTTAAGCCACAATCTTAAGTTCCCTCAGTCACCTTTTATTTATGATTTTCAATCATATCCTGCAGTGTTTTTGATTCTAAGGTTTCTTCAATTTTCTGGCCAAGTTCATTCCATAAATCCCTGGAGCTGCAGTAATTATACCGGTTGCATATCTGTGGAGCTGTAATGCACTCCACCAATACAATTGGTCCCTCCAGGGCAACGATTATCTCCTTTAAGGTTATTTGGTCTGGTGATTTGGACAATACATAACCCCCATGTGCCCCCCGGCTGGAATGGATAAGACCTGCAGTTTTTAAATTGGGAACTATTTGCTCCAGATAGCCTGCAGAGATTTCCTGTTTTTTAGCTATATCCTTTAGCAGCATAAATCCTCTACCGTAATTCAGGGCCAGCTCCAGCATAACCCTGGTGCCATACCTGCCTCTGGTAGAAAGCTTAAACATTAAAGCCCCCAAAATTTATAGTAATCTACTAGAACCTGTAAGGAAATCTTAAAACATCTGAACCGATTTTTAAAGTATCTTACCTGGCTGGTTTTTCTGCACCTGGCCAGGTATAAACTTTCAGATAAAATATTGGTAATCCTGTATTTCTGGAGTTTATTCTAAAAATGGTGCTTTTTTAACCAATTTCGTATTCCTCCACCAATTACCCAGACCTGCCCATTGCTCTTCTCTGGTAAAAGAAAAACCTATTAAGAGCAGTAACAGCAAGTATACAATATGTTCATCTATTAAGAAAAAGTTATGTTCTTTGGGTAAAACAGCAGACCACATCAAAAACATCAACAAGCTTCCAGCAATTGCTGCTATTTTTAATCCTATTCCCAGTATTAATGCGAGTCCTAAAAACAACAGGCTAAGCATAAAGAGCCAGTCTACTATAGCGGTCCCCCCTATACTATTATATACAGGGGCAAAGGGTCCTGTTGCTCCAAACTTAAGGAATCCTTCAGTTGGAGAGCCTCCAGCAATCCAGGCACTACCGGGCTCAGTTGTATAACCCAGGCCAAATAACTTATCTATAAACGGCCAGAGCAATAATAAACCTAAAGCCCATCTCGAAAAAGTCCTTATTACCTTCATTTGTCCCCCTATACTCTATTAATATTATAATTCTTATTATATTAGTATAGTATAAAATTAAGAATGTGCAAGCAAAATTATTTGGATTAATTTTTTGCCCAAAAACTTATAGGTAGAATTAAAAAAATTATTGGAAGGAAACTCTGTATTGGATTATCCAAAAGCATTGCTTTGGGCCTAAATTATTTGGCGCTGCCAATCTCCATAAACAATTATTACAGATTAACCATTCAGCCCAAACCGGGACTAATCCTGATCCCAATAAACATATCCAGGCATTGCCAGCTTTTAAGACTGTTCATGCACCAAGAACATTTTACCATTACGTTCAAATTCCATAACCGGTTTTAGTTCAAGGTACTTATTCTTTTGCATAAATTCCTTCAATGCCCGCTGCTGGCCCAGTTCCTGGCCTTCTGTAAAGGAATACCAGTCATCAAATACCAGTACTGTTTTATCTGCAATTAAATCCTGCAGCCAGTCCAGCGCTACCCGTGTAGAAGAATACAGATCACAATCAAATAAAACCACTCCTGCATATCCGGCTCCTAAATCACTTTTGAGCTGCTCGGTTAAAGTCTTTTCATAAAAGCCTTCAACCAGTTTTATCCTGTCGAAGTCCACTCCGTATCTACGTAAATTTTTCTCCACCTGTTCTCTGGTGCAGGCAAACTGGCCTTCAAAGAACCTGCCCCCTGTTTTATCTACATCTTCTACCTGGGGAAGCCCCTGAAAAGAATCGAACCCATAAAAACGG is drawn from Actinomycetes bacterium and contains these coding sequences:
- a CDS encoding Rrf2 family transcriptional regulator, which produces MFKLSTRGRYGTRVMLELALNYGRGFMLLKDIAKKQEISAGYLEQIVPNLKTAGLIHSSRGAHGGYVLSKSPDQITLKEIIVALEGPIVLVECITAPQICNRYNYCSSRDLWNELGQKIEETLESKTLQDMIENHK
- the cysK gene encoding cysteine synthase A translates to MKIAKNIAELIGNTPMVELANLSKGLNTTLVAKLESFNPLSSVKDRIGISMVEDAENKGLLKKDTTIIEPTSGNTGIALAFVSAVKGYKLILTMPETMSVERRKMIEAFGAKIVLTPGSEGMAGAIKKAEELTTEIDDVFLPQQFKNPANPEIHRKTTAEEIWRDTDGKIDILISGVGTGGTITGIADVIKQRKPEFKAVAVEPYDSAVLSGGNAGPHKIQGIGAGFIPEVLEVSLIDEIIRVKNADAANTANRLAKEEGILAGISSGAAVWAAMEIAKKEQNKGKLIVVILPDTGERYLSTDLF
- the nifS gene encoding cysteine desulfurase NifS, encoding MKKRIYLDYGATTPCDPRVVTAMLPFFSKRFGNPSSIHSHGQEASEILDKAREKIAGYLGAQKSEIIFTSGGTESDNTAIKGVAYAYRKKGNHIITSSIEHPAVIKSCASLMDQGFKVTHVPVDKNGIVDVNEIEKAITTETILISVMHANNEVGTIQPIEDIGKIARKYNICFHTDAVQTFGHIPLEVNKLGVDLLSASAHKLYGPKGAGFLYVRKGTRIKPFMDGGGQEMGKRASTENVPGIVGLAKASEIAFGEIKEETERLRHLQQKMVQGISERLQDVGLNGPMGKRLPGNINLSVRYAEGESVVMHLDQEGISCSTGSACSSSEHEPSHVLKAMGVPDDLARSSVRFSLGRFTTEEDVNFVIDKLSEAVNKLRAISPCY
- a CDS encoding TylF/MycF family methyltransferase; translated protein: MTLKNKLESLLRNYPPLFRFGSRIYHAMNMGFKSLSPGAPGAIDRAFQIASQQHGGELIGDYYEFGLYKGYTFYCAFKAAQKLGLDQTRFYGFDSFQGLPQVEDVDKTGGRFFEGQFACTREQVEKNLRRYGVDFDRIKLVEGFYEKTLTEQLKSDLGAGYAGVVLFDCDLYSSTRVALDWLQDLIADKTVLVFDDWYSFTEGQELGQQRALKEFMQKNKYLELKPVMEFERNGKMFLVHEQS